GCATTGTTTAATTGTTcccagataaaaaaacaaaaaaaccccaaaacaaaacaaaaaaacagtactACAACTTTAAATTAGATCATCACTCAAACAAGTATTAATAGAAAACTAGATTTCCTGAATAGTGACATTTATTTAGTAGCATTGAACATgtacagacatgtacatgtacTCACATGTATGTTGTGTGCATGGACAGAAGTATCACTGGAGCCACTGAAGACAAGCTCATTCACCACCTACAGACAGCAGTCAGAATTACTGCTCTGGTTCAAAAGTCCATAAACCATGATTTAATtaacatacagttcctttgtAAAATCTAGCATTTCCGCTAGATTTTAAAAGAGAATggtatgtattattttgattttaaatgtcataaacatGACtcgtgtccccagatatgaggtaaagatgttcaaatcaaacatagcCTTTAttaataacaattgtaatgcagaTTTAATCTTAATTACAAAACCAGTGGACATGGTGACTGAGTTctttatgttatagtttggcTTTTTGGTTCTCAGCATGATTACCTAATCAGGAACTAGAATGAACCTCACATAAGTCTCATTTGGGCTGCCAGTTCCAAATGCTtgaatccagttggtttaaacctaaactccctccctctgatctgaagggtAACTACCtaaacccagcacctgcagccaatcatgaatcagtgtgagtgcagcctctgcaactCAGGGAGTGAATTTATTGAGATTCTTTCACATGAGTCCTGTCCAtatgtgtgtaacttttctggtgtcacctacttgtcaccatggtgatgttattgttttgcctggaagcTTCTACAGCATATATGTTAATCTCAGGCTGGGGAGCCAAATCTGGCCcacagtgtaattatatttgtcccatgagatcatatcaaatgtgcaaaaaaatttactttaaaaggAACTTGAAAGGCTACACAGAGAAAtccaattaattttatttatttaaatgagaaatgaatactactgatgtgtcttttatttcaaatttaatttcaatcaatcaatcaatcaatcaaactttatttgcaTAGCaatttacaacagcaaaaactgaaccaaagtgcttttcaattTGATTGTAATATCAAGcctgagttgttccagattttgtgtttaagcaaaactaaagttcatatgaaaaggttaaacattacatatcaggtgcagtcaatttttcaataaatgttgAGTTTGGcccgtgaatttgtctcagtttttaattttggcccattgtgaatttgagtttgacacccctacAGTGtggaattaaacttatccatcttccCTTTGTTCAATTACAAACTTGATTTCTTGAAAAAAATTCCAGGAAAAACAGACCtcctttaacattttaattaagattTACATTGTTTTGATTAAGTTTAGTATAAAAGACTGATCTAAAATGCTACTAAAACTGTAACTAATACAATTTATACTTTTACACACAGTAACAACTAATTTGGTAGCAGTTATAATTGTAATAGAGTAtctctaaaacttttttttttttttattcgagTCCACATTGTATGTCATTTTTCCAGCACTGACCTTGAGGCAGAGCACAGTTTTGGAGTGGCCCTGGAGCGTGCGTAGGAGCAGTCCACTCCTGGCGTCCCTCACACTGATGGTGCTGTCGTAGGAGCCAACCAGCAGCACCCGGCGGGCCCCCTCCTGAGCAGAGGAAAGGCAGCTGGCCCCCCGGGGCCCATGGCACTCAAacacctccagctccttcaggcTCTGCAGAGAAACAAGGACGGTGACAGCTGATAAATACAACAGCAAGTATGACTGACCCCCAGAAAACTCATTTACggattttaaaaggtgcactatgcaacttttctggaggaggatcCGTCATCAGCTCGTCatcttggagatgttattgctttgtcaggaATGCACCACAGAGTGAAGTTCAGGTAGTGTCCTAAGAGTGATGTTCAGTcctttgaattttaatagaaaACAGCGACTACCAGGTCTGTAAACACAAATTTGGGAAATAACCTCACATGGACCCCTCCTTTAATATAAATTGATAGGAAGGGTCAAATTCAATAAGACCCTgtggcccgggacaacagacccctttttGTCCCTCCCCGTCGACTCCCCTAGCGACTACCTTCAGATCAAAGCTGGTGACTGAGCCGTTGGCCAGGCCGGCGTACAGGATGTTCCAGGCCACATGCAGACACAGCACACGGTCAGGCACAGACAGCTGCTCCAGGCACTTCCTCGTCTAAAACAGGAATGCAATACAATATTATTACCTTTTCATTAATACAGGGAATATAATAAGTGTGAAAATAGGGGAAGATTCTGGCGAACCTCAGTAAGAGACAAAAGTAAAGCTTTCTCACATACATCTGTCATAAAGTAGTATGCTGGAGTTATGATGCTTATACGTGTTGTAATTGAGACCCTGGACCTTATACATAGATATAGAGCCTGGACCTTGCTGTGTTAGACCCTGTCAGAGCACATGGACCTTGGTTAtctgtccagccagaaccacaggTACGAAGGTCAAATTTTTCCAAAAACCTGACGAAAATGTTGATTCATGCgcttaaatttaaaatacatattttttacacttacaaatataATTTTCCTTTGTAAACTTTGTTTAcaagtacaaatctgaaaactaTGTATACAACTTATTAAAAAGGTTAATAATGCACATCATAATATCACCTAAAGGTGATGTACTGTCTGAATTCGGGGTAGCTACTCCTTTACTGTATATAAACCAGTTTAGCCACTGCCACAGCAACCCCGGTCCCTCCAGCCCTGCTGTCTTCAGGTTCAAATCAGCTACAAATAATTTTGAGACGAACTTGGCGCaacaaatgtctcaaaactcaTGAAAGCATAATTTTCAGATATGtacttgtaaaattacaaatttgTAAGCATAAAACgatatttgtaagtgtaaaacgaaatttgtaaaaaattaataatttttatttaccagtgtacaaataaacatttacacattcaaagTTTTTGGAACAATTTTACCTTCAATCACAGGTTTTGACAAATCTTTATAAATACAAGTGGGTCTGGAACTGTCTCCCAGATTGCAGAGGGTGGCACTGACAGGTCTCTGTGGTCCAattccagacccttctggattcgaacaaaatgtgaaagggactggctggtcaagGAAGTACCTTGTTACTTTAGATACTGTCAGTAAGATCACCTGTACTTTGGTAGACTCTGACAGAGTTCTCATACCTTGGTGCTAAAACAGCGGATAGTCTGGTCACTGGAGCCTGTGAAGAGCTTTGGAGggagattcaaaatggccgtcACCAGGAGACAGTTGATTTTGTTGGAGTGGCCTTCAAACACTCCCACACATTCTTTGGTCTGATAAAACAGCAAGGAGgcatgtttattttcttattttatgtttGGTGAAAAAAGTACCTCATTAGATACGGTATTTGTAAATGGATAACACTGAGTTGAGGTTGACTGCATTCAAGTGGACCAGAGGAGTCTGGAGTATCCTTTTGGAGGTGGACTTACCTGCAGGTTGTAGGCTCGTGCCGTGTGGTCACCAGAGCCGGTATACAGCAGCCCCTCATAGATCTGTAGAGCCATAACTGGACCAGAGTGCTTCTCAAAGCTTCTCACACagggctcctcctcctccatgagTCCTGCAGGACAGACAGTCTCTTTCATATAAAGTACTGTATAAGCACTTCTGAAAGTAGGATTGATTGCTTACTGTGAGCTGTACTTGTGTTAGTCTTTTGCAAAGATGCAGCTTCTACATttctgaaatattaaaaaaagagagaaaataagGGAAAACATCAGTTGAtgcaatagaaaaaaataagagaAACTTTATGTATTAACTCGataaaatatgtaactttctcgaAGTGTCACATCACCTGCATGCTTtaatagaaagtaaaaaaaaatactttggaacattctccatggagatagatatgttttatgccatactgtggaatatagcatggaaacaagcaggaggaggcactcctccaggccaagtcaggtttgtgaagatgcaagtcTGCTCACTGCAAGGGCccatgttttttcagtgcaataaacacaaccaaactgacatttttttttaaattttgtctattttggttacatattttaaatatgGCACTACTTTATATAACACAGACAATACACACAATAATAGGCCCTTTCAATTTTGTGTACTGAGCCTGTGAGAATTGCAGTCTACTGTGGCAACCTCACTGTCTGTAAGGGAATTCAGACACTCTTCGGAATTCCAAAGGAGGATACCGAGTGAGTAGCAAGTACTGCTCCGGACATTAACTTGGTTTGTGTAGTGACACTCAACCGCAGTAAACAGACACTCCGAGCAGCTCTCCACTTCACTCCACTCATACTCTGTGCAGGGTGAAAACGGGTAAACGCGGGCTGAATGCGGGCTGACCTCGGGCCGACCTCGGGCCGACGTCTGCAATCCGCAGTGCAAATAGAAATGTTTGGAATTGGATCAGGAATGAGCGCTGCAGAGTTGCTGTTTGACACCGAGTTCATCAGAAAAACATGTCACTCTGAAAACTAAGTGTgaactcacctgtgctcctgtATGACTGGGCTGCCTGGTGGACTTCCCTCTACAGCCTCCTGCTCTTTTGAGGCTAGAGTTGgacctctcccctcctcctcctcctcctcctcctcctcctcattgtCAGATTCCAGGTTTATCACCACTTTGTTACAAGGTTCCATCACCTCCAAATAATCCCCATCATCACCATTTTCTACCAGATGGGACGCActttcagctgttttttttgATTGTCTTGGTTCAGAATCACTTTGAACAGTGGGAGCTTCTTTTGTTAGTTTAACATCATCCTTTGAAACCACCGGTGACATAACTTGGATATTCACCTTTGACGGATTTTGTAGTAGTACCTTATTTGCTAAGGTGATGggtgtagtaacagtagtactagaagcagtagtagcagttgttaTATTATTGGGTATTATTGGTTCTGGTAAATTTGAAGGTAAGAGTTGATTAATTGTAGTATCTAcatttgaagttgtattttctgGAACATTTAGGAGCGTTTGGTAAATTTGTTTGGCTTGAGCCGAGGAGGGCTGGCTGTTTGATGGCGCGGGTGGAGAAGGGGCAGGTGCCACAGGAGTGACGAGTGTGGCGGGACGGGCAGCTTCAGGAGAAGACAGTTCCATGTTTGAGGCTCCATGCAGTCCCTCTAAAAGATGATTTTGGATTAAGCTTCACACAAGTTCCAGGTAGACATTTTTATTCCCTCCAACTGCCACTTTATGTTGCCATGTTTCTTTGTGATCTTATCTTTTGTAAATATAagaattttttttccactgcaAAAAAGTAGTACATTTCAGACTTGATTTTGATGATCCTAATAAGGAAAAGGCTTAATTACCCATACCAATTTTGATATAAAAAACTATTCCCTTTTTATACCAtagaacaaaacagaaatttgTTTAAAGAATTCTTATTCTGTGTTTACCTTTCATTGTGAGCAAGATCTCAATGCGCTGAGCTCTGAGACTGTTTACTTCAGCAACGCACTGCAACAAGAGCACATAACACCAGCTTTAAAAGAGCAGACACATGAATAGGAGCACAGGTGACAGGTGAATGAGGAGGACAGGTGACAGGTGAATGAGGAGGACAGGTGACAGGTGAATGAGGAGGACAGGTGACCGGAGAATAAAGAGGACAGGTGACAGGAGAACAAGGACGACAGATGACAGTAGAACAAAGAGGACGGGTGACAGGAGAGCTTAgcacccagaagacagtggagatgattgtggacttcaggaaagtcacagcccctctggctcccctcaccctgatggactcccccatcaccactgtggactctttccgcttcgtgggcacctgcatcacccaggatctcaagtgggagctgaccatcagctccctcatcaagaaagcccagcacaggatgttcttcctgcggcagctgaggaaacgcaagctgccagtccagatgatggtgcagttttacacggccatcattgagtccatcctcacctcctccatcactgtgtggttcactgccagggacagacagactgCAGCGCATCGTgcactctgctgagaaggtgattggctgcagccttccatctctacaggacctgtacgtctccaggactctggggcgagcaggccgtatagcagctgacacttctcaccctggacatggactatttgagccacttccctctggcaggaggctacggtccattgggaccagaacctctcgtcataagaacagtttcttcccctctgctgtttgtctcatgaacactttataatatttgcacaaaactggacactttataacaccggtcactttaataagtcatgtttgcactgttgttctgatgctgctgttgtatatattttctacctttaagtattttatttgattttttaagcatatctttttttaacttcgtgcatgcccttatttgtatttattcagtgtgttttatgttgcactttatcaccgaagtaagttcctagtttgtgaactgtgttcatggacaatggcaataaaagtcagATTCTGAGAACAAAGAGGACAGATGAAAGGTGAACGAGTGCACAGACCTTCTCCTTGAGGATGAGGTAGGTCTGTAGGGTGTTGCGAGCCTGGACGATGGCCTTGTCCAGCTCCTGTAGCCGGAGATTCAGGTTCTCTTCCATCAGTGACACGGAGCACAGCCGGTCCAATGGAGACTGGTCTGTGGGTCATAGACATAAACCAAACCACAGGTCAGCTTTTGTCACAGAAGAGTCATAAGGCAGACAGACAATTAAGCAGCTCTGAAGTTTTTTTTATGAGATTTACCTGCATTTTGAGACATTGTCTTCTTAAAACTGGGACCCGGTTCACAAACCTCATCACTCTGTAGAAACATAGATAGATGCATATATGAAAAATAGTAATAACTCCATATACACAAAGATCTGTTTGGACTTTGGATGAATGTAGTGAAAGATGACATGAAGTTAGGGTTAGAGATGGTCAGATGAACCAGAGGATGCAaagcagagggtcagaaggagcagaggatacagaggagagggtcagatggagcaaaaGTGAGGGTCAGAGAATGCAGAGGAAATGTCCTAGCCTTAGTGGAAGTAGTCCTCACCACATGggccctcttcctcttcttagTCCTATAgttcccttcctcctctccatctcctatGGCCTCCATCTTAACCTGGAGCAGCCTCGGTATGGGCTCTGTGCTGGGGTACTGGGCTGAAAGGTGCTGGGCTGACAGGACCACAGGATTAGGAGCCTGTGACAGAGGAGGTAAAGGAACAGGAGAGCACAGGCTTGACCCAGGCACCAAGCCTGTGATGGTCTCCCACTGAAAACCCTCTAACAATGGAGACACAGTGCTCTCTGGAGGTAGAACAGGGGCTTGTGCAGGAGGAGGTCTGGACAGCTCTATGTTGAACctgaaagaggaggtattttacttttatgacaGCTAACAcacttagatcaccatgttaccttttattcttttgaaaatgctctactcccaaaaaaaatgttttataagtttcaatgctctgagtctcccctccctttgctccctatCCTACGCatccccccttcagagcaataTCACAACACAAAGAATGTGCATCcccctaatgaaactacagcatgtcacatcaggtttg
This sequence is a window from Periophthalmus magnuspinnatus isolate fPerMag1 chromosome 24, fPerMag1.2.pri, whole genome shotgun sequence. Protein-coding genes within it:
- the LOC117393148 gene encoding uncharacterized protein LOC117393148, with translation MATAKSPAKAAPPVNGTDLKKKKHHFCIICRCHYMKQKAHEHLHSMLHHSALDALLDKDVGHQCQACRGPSMSLAQYEEHISSADHNTKLHILISKNIKPKYLLKHLSQETIISILERNKKLKKQEKKAHKKQKKKEKQLLGPKPKPKSEGASTQHTKECATNIHRDPRTAHQSMPSPSVVPLPAPPFGRTLQQPHFQMSFQSGANANQNAMNDHPQNLERKKHLGIKASADGLLANGKNGYFNNYGSNPSGGIMDFTSDCLPEDGAIIFEPRTNPQSQKYSLENGSQMDVATATKRSVDMSVMIRQIRRELGLREPCRADREARKQHIQAQSSQCNVGTQAASAHVLSNAKEKEQIGADGMSGLLKTGGGSGSGRGKGPKGSMGDSVNSSLQCLVRLSGTSGKSDGAHMFSGLRRGGTKGLPRFNIELSRPPPAQAPVLPPESTVSPLLEGFQWETITGLVPGSSLCSPVPLPPLSQAPNPVVLSAQHLSAQYPSTEPIPRLLQVKMEAIGDGEEEGNYRTKKRKRAHVSDEVCEPGPSFKKTMSQNADQSPLDRLCSVSLMEENLNLRLQELDKAIVQARNTLQTYLILKEKCVAEVNSLRAQRIEILLTMKEGLHGASNMELSSPEAARPATLVTPVAPAPSPPAPSNSQPSSAQAKQIYQTLLNVPENTTSNVDTTINQLLPSNLPEPIIPNNITTATTASSTTVTTPITLANKVLLQNPSKVNIQVMSPVVSKDDVKLTKEAPTVQSDSEPRQSKKTAESASHLVENGDDGDYLEVMEPCNKVVINLESDNEEEEEEEEEEGRGPTLASKEQEAVEGSPPGSPVIQEHRNVEAASLQKTNTSTAHRLMEEEEPCVRSFEKHSGPVMALQIYEGLLYTGSGDHTARAYNLQTKECVGVFEGHSNKINCLLVTAILNLPPKLFTGSSDQTIRCFSTKTRKCLEQLSVPDRVLCLHVAWNILYAGLANGSVTSFDLKSLKELEVFECHGPRGASCLSSAQEGARRVLLVGSYDSTISVRDARSGLLLRTLQGHSKTVLCLKVVNELVFSGSSDTSVHAHNIHTGELVRIYKGHGHAVTSIVILGKVMVTACLDKLVRVYELQSHDRLQVYGGHSDMVMCLAIHKSVMYTGCYDGSVQAVKLNLMNNFRCWWQNCSLIFGVVEHLLQHLLSDHSSPNLQTVRCRWRSCSTFFSTQRAVRQELPAHMKGHVETDSEP